One part of the Desulfovibrio sp. genome encodes these proteins:
- the nifU gene encoding Fe-S cluster assembly protein NifU produces MWNYTKAVHDHFLHPHNVGPLEGANAIGEVGSLTCGDALKLYLKINDQQIIEDASFETFGCASAIASSSVLTDMVKGMSVEDALKITNKDITNALGGLPKQKMHCSVMGQEALEAAIRQWKGEPPVPHAHEDGKLVCKCFGITDAQIIRAITENGLKTVEEITNYTKAGGACGECLDEIGEILAAQLKQKPLIELKPKPRLTNVQRMQLVLKTIDEEIRPQLAADGGDIELVDVDGLRIVVALKGRCAHCRSSEVTIRDLVQRLLREHVEADIVVEEA; encoded by the coding sequence ATGTGGAATTACACTAAAGCAGTTCATGACCACTTTCTGCATCCGCACAATGTGGGTCCTCTTGAAGGTGCCAACGCCATCGGCGAAGTGGGCAGCCTGACCTGTGGTGACGCCCTCAAGCTCTACCTCAAGATCAACGACCAGCAGATCATCGAGGACGCCAGCTTTGAAACCTTTGGCTGCGCCAGCGCCATTGCCTCCAGCTCTGTGCTCACAGACATGGTAAAGGGCATGTCGGTCGAAGACGCCCTCAAGATCACCAATAAGGACATTACCAATGCCCTTGGCGGTCTGCCCAAGCAGAAGATGCACTGCTCCGTTATGGGGCAGGAGGCTCTTGAAGCCGCCATCCGTCAGTGGAAGGGCGAACCCCCGGTGCCGCACGCCCACGAAGACGGCAAGCTTGTGTGCAAGTGCTTTGGCATTACCGATGCCCAGATCATACGCGCCATCACCGAAAACGGCCTCAAAACCGTTGAAGAAATCACCAACTACACCAAGGCTGGCGGCGCCTGTGGCGAATGCCTTGATGAAATTGGCGAGATTCTGGCGGCCCAGCTCAAGCAGAAGCCGCTGATAGAGCTCAAGCCCAAGCCGCGCCTCACCAATGTGCAGCGCATGCAGCTGGTGCTCAAGACCATTGATGAAGAAATTCGTCCGCAGCTCGCCGCAGACGGCGGCGACATTGAACTGGTTGATGTGGACGGCCTGCGCATTGTGGTTGCCCTCAAGGGACGCTGCGCGCACTGCCGCTCGAGCGAGGTAACCATCCGCGATCTGGTGCAGCGCCTGCTGCGCGAGCATGTTGAAGCCGACATCGTGGTTGAGGAGGCCTAA
- the nifS gene encoding cysteine desulfurase NifS: protein MKTIYFDNNATTAVAPEVREAILPYLGEFYGNPSSMHTFGGQVADAVETARETMANLLGASPDEIIFTSCGSESDNAAIWSAIQTQPEKRHLITTRVEHPAILSVMQHWERQGYRVTYLGVDNKGRLDLDEYAAALTPDTALASIMFANNEVGNIYPIQRMAEMAKEKGVLFHTDAVQAVGKTPIDLAHLPADMLSLSGHKLHAPKGIGVLYVRKGVRFRPFLRGGHQEKGRRAGTENVPYIVGLGAAAKLAADHMQEERVNVAMLRDRLEKGLLERIPDCMVNGDMENRLPNTTNIAFKNVEGEAILLMLDRLGVCASSGSACTSGSLEPSHVLRAMGVPFTYAHGSIRLSLSRYSTQEEVDFVIENFPGVIKTLRMISPFKD, encoded by the coding sequence ATGAAGACCATCTATTTTGACAACAACGCCACTACGGCTGTTGCACCTGAAGTTCGTGAAGCCATACTGCCCTACCTGGGCGAGTTTTATGGCAACCCTTCGAGCATGCACACCTTTGGCGGGCAAGTGGCTGATGCGGTTGAAACAGCGCGCGAAACCATGGCCAACCTGCTGGGAGCCAGCCCGGACGAGATAATCTTTACCTCGTGCGGATCCGAGAGCGACAACGCGGCCATCTGGTCAGCCATTCAGACCCAGCCCGAAAAGCGCCACCTGATCACCACGCGCGTGGAACACCCGGCCATTCTCAGCGTCATGCAGCACTGGGAACGTCAGGGCTACCGCGTTACCTATCTTGGGGTAGACAACAAGGGCCGCCTTGATCTTGACGAATACGCGGCTGCCCTCACACCCGATACGGCGCTGGCATCCATCATGTTTGCCAACAACGAGGTGGGCAACATCTATCCCATCCAGCGAATGGCAGAGATGGCCAAGGAAAAGGGCGTTTTGTTCCACACCGACGCCGTGCAGGCCGTGGGCAAAACCCCCATTGACCTTGCCCACCTGCCCGCTGACATGCTTTCGCTCTCTGGCCACAAGCTGCACGCGCCCAAGGGCATTGGCGTGCTCTATGTGCGCAAGGGAGTGCGCTTCCGTCCGTTTTTGCGGGGGGGTCATCAGGAAAAGGGCCGCCGTGCCGGTACGGAAAACGTGCCCTACATCGTGGGCCTTGGCGCTGCTGCCAAGCTTGCTGCCGACCACATGCAGGAAGAACGCGTCAACGTGGCCATGCTGCGCGACAGGCTTGAAAAGGGCCTGCTGGAGCGGATTCCCGATTGCATGGTCAACGGCGATATGGAAAACCGCCTGCCCAATACGACCAATATTGCCTTCAAGAACGTAGAAGGCGAAGCCATTCTGCTGATGCTTGACCGGCTTGGCGTGTGCGCCAGCTCCGGCTCTGCCTGCACCTCGGGCAGCCTTGAGCCCTCGCACGTGCTCCGGGCCATGGGCGTGCCCTTTACCTACGCGCACGGCTCAATCCGCCTTTCGCTTTCGCGCTACTCCACGCAGGAAGAAGTTGACTTTGTGATTGAAAACTTCCCCGGCGTGATCAAGACATTGCGCATGATTTCGCCTTTCAAGGATTAA
- a CDS encoding HD domain-containing phosphohydrolase produces the protein MRSIRLFDLLMGFSRALDMVSPVLAGHHLRVAFLAQALAERLQLSHATRKYMLMASMLHDIGAIPLKSDTRDLIFEHNKALHCRAGWAFCKTAGLPRAVCDMVLNHHTEWCSYGEDDQNALPANCIHLADRLDVALRNKHASDLNCICATLQTRQREYAPACLNVLGSLADDAELVARLASPQNMQIHLASLFGSVILGPVQLVDLCGLFSQTIDSKSPFTATHSLGVAHTARMLLKLSRMADEGDLTTMFIAGLLHDIGKLAIPHEILEKPAALTPEELSLIQQHAQTSLDLLGSIPGFTCVRDWGGRHHERLDGTGYPHGISGPSLSLPVRIIAVADVFTALTEDRPYRAGMPLAQAMGIIQSMAELSYLDANVVALLADNVVRVNRARIRAQRRAAANFVVMRRLCGDTAGAA, from the coding sequence ATGCGTTCCATTCGCCTTTTTGATCTTCTGATGGGTTTTTCCCGCGCGCTTGATATGGTTTCGCCTGTTCTTGCAGGCCATCACCTGCGGGTTGCCTTTCTTGCCCAGGCTCTTGCCGAACGCCTGCAGCTTTCGCACGCCACTCGCAAATACATGCTCATGGCCAGCATGCTGCACGATATAGGTGCCATACCGCTCAAAAGCGATACGCGCGACCTCATATTCGAGCACAACAAGGCGCTGCACTGCAGGGCCGGCTGGGCTTTTTGCAAAACCGCCGGGCTGCCCCGCGCGGTGTGCGACATGGTGCTGAACCACCATACCGAATGGTGCAGCTATGGCGAGGACGACCAGAACGCCCTACCCGCCAACTGCATTCATCTGGCCGACAGGCTTGACGTAGCCCTGCGCAACAAGCATGCTTCAGACCTGAACTGCATATGCGCCACGCTTCAGACCAGACAACGTGAATACGCACCTGCCTGCCTCAATGTTCTGGGCAGCCTTGCCGACGATGCCGAACTTGTTGCGCGCCTGGCCAGCCCCCAGAACATGCAGATACACCTTGCCTCGCTCTTTGGTTCGGTAATTCTTGGCCCGGTGCAGCTTGTGGACCTGTGCGGCCTGTTTTCGCAAACCATCGACTCCAAAAGTCCCTTTACGGCTACGCACTCGCTTGGCGTGGCACACACGGCGCGCATGCTGCTCAAACTCAGTCGCATGGCCGATGAAGGCGACCTTACAACCATGTTCATTGCCGGGCTGCTGCACGATATCGGCAAACTGGCCATTCCGCACGAAATTCTCGAAAAACCGGCGGCCCTTACCCCCGAGGAACTCTCCCTGATCCAGCAGCATGCGCAAACCAGCCTTGATCTGCTGGGTTCCATACCCGGGTTTACCTGCGTGCGCGACTGGGGCGGCAGACATCACGAGCGCCTCGACGGCACAGGTTACCCTCACGGTATTAGCGGCCCCAGCCTGAGCCTGCCCGTGCGTATTATTGCCGTGGCGGACGTTTTTACCGCCCTCACAGAAGACCGCCCCTATCGCGCGGGCATGCCTCTGGCCCAGGCCATGGGTATCATCCAGTCCATGGCCGAACTCAGTTACCTTGACGCCAACGTGGTGGCACTGCTTGCCGACAACGTGGTACGGGTCAACAGGGCGCGCATTCGCGCCCAGCGCAGGGCTGCTGCCAACTTTGTGGTCATGCGCAGGTTGTGCGGCGATACGGCCGGAGCCGCCTGA
- a CDS encoding bacteriohemerythrin — translation MGVPIIFLIIAPLAGIIAMQLMPPFSGIAAILSLVFSACGLYLLYKYLLRPLNTLTSAITRSGCKEIPTINAACDHVRALEESLRAQHSAIMRDTEENRKTQEKLRQEIKELREKHAVELQSQLAVLETLCKAQAELNALAVPLAAAKGNGAAEPWNDPQLFFKIASDLRRSEKTLLHAGQFWSGNNEAENADSAIVEVFPWKASYSTNIPVIDGQHKLLLSYINRLHYGIQNGCDKAMLLEILDDLTGYAFTHFATEEIFFVRSAYPLTEKHIEEHQHFRNTVIQLRDAVLDGKAFIDIALLEYLKTWLVEHIQRIDAGFAPYVTDSERGSK, via the coding sequence ATGGGCGTTCCGATCATTTTTTTAATTATTGCTCCTCTTGCTGGCATTATCGCCATGCAGCTCATGCCGCCTTTTTCAGGCATTGCTGCGATTCTTTCGCTCGTATTTTCCGCTTGCGGCCTTTACCTGCTCTACAAATACCTGCTACGCCCCCTGAACACGCTGACCTCCGCCATCACACGCTCTGGCTGTAAGGAAATACCCACCATAAACGCCGCGTGCGATCATGTGCGCGCGCTGGAAGAAAGCCTGCGCGCTCAGCATTCGGCCATAATGCGTGACACAGAAGAAAACCGCAAAACGCAGGAAAAGCTGCGCCAGGAGATAAAGGAGTTACGCGAAAAACACGCTGTAGAGCTTCAATCGCAGCTGGCTGTTTTGGAAACGTTGTGCAAGGCCCAGGCCGAGCTGAACGCTCTGGCCGTTCCCCTGGCCGCGGCCAAGGGCAATGGCGCGGCAGAACCGTGGAATGATCCGCAGCTGTTCTTCAAGATTGCCTCGGACCTGCGCCGAAGCGAAAAAACTCTGCTCCACGCCGGGCAATTCTGGAGCGGGAACAACGAGGCTGAAAATGCAGATTCGGCCATTGTGGAAGTCTTTCCGTGGAAGGCAAGTTACAGCACCAATATTCCCGTCATTGACGGACAGCACAAGTTGTTGCTGTCGTATATCAACAGGCTACACTACGGTATACAAAATGGCTGCGACAAAGCCATGCTGCTCGAAATTCTCGACGATCTTACGGGCTACGCCTTTACCCATTTTGCAACCGAAGAGATATTCTTCGTCCGCTCGGCCTATCCGCTTACAGAAAAACACATTGAAGAACACCAGCATTTCCGCAACACAGTGATCCAGCTGCGCGATGCTGTGCTTGACGGCAAGGCCTTTATCGACATCGCCCTGCTGGAGTACCTCAAGACATGGCTTGTGGAACACATACAGCGCATTGATGCGGGCTTTGCTCCCTATGTGACCGATAGTGAGCGGGGCTCAAAGTAG
- the nrdG gene encoding anaerobic ribonucleoside-triphosphate reductase activating protein has product MPKAGSTALIRVSGIVDESIVDGPGLRYVVFTQGCPHHCKGCHNPQTHSFEGGFLLSAEAALDQMQENPLLSGITLSGGEPFEQAEALCALAEGAKAQGKNVMTYTGYVFEDLLARNDPWTDRLLDLTDILVDGPYREGLRDLELQFRGSSNQRLLDRAEREKLAAAFHSR; this is encoded by the coding sequence ATGCCTAAAGCAGGCAGTACCGCGCTTATCAGGGTTTCGGGCATTGTGGATGAATCCATAGTGGACGGGCCGGGGCTGCGGTATGTAGTGTTCACGCAGGGTTGCCCGCACCACTGCAAGGGGTGCCACAATCCGCAGACGCACAGTTTTGAGGGCGGCTTTCTGCTATCGGCAGAGGCCGCCCTTGACCAGATGCAGGAAAACCCCCTGCTGTCGGGCATTACGCTTTCTGGAGGCGAACCTTTTGAACAGGCCGAAGCGCTCTGCGCCCTGGCCGAAGGTGCGAAGGCTCAGGGAAAAAACGTGATGACCTACACAGGCTACGTTTTTGAGGACCTGCTGGCCCGCAACGACCCTTGGACGGACCGGTTGCTGGATTTGACGGATATACTTGTGGATGGTCCCTACAGGGAAGGACTGCGCGATCTTGAGTTGCAGTTCAGGGGCAGCTCAAACCAGCGTCTGCTTGACCGGGCCGAAAGGGAAAAGCTGGCGGCCGCATTTCACAGCCGTTAA
- the nrdD gene encoding anaerobic ribonucleoside-triphosphate reductase produces the protein MLMKSRLFEETKPAQKFVGQDVGFERTRRITGYLVGTLDRFNNAKRSEERDRVKHA, from the coding sequence ATGCTGATGAAATCGCGTCTGTTCGAGGAAACCAAGCCCGCACAGAAATTTGTTGGGCAGGATGTGGGCTTTGAACGCACCCGTCGTATCACCGGTTACCTTGTGGGAACGCTTGACCGTTTCAACAACGCCAAACGCTCCGAAGAGCGTGACCGCGTCAAGCATGCCTAA